A window from Vigna angularis cultivar LongXiaoDou No.4 chromosome 7, ASM1680809v1, whole genome shotgun sequence encodes these proteins:
- the LOC108337086 gene encoding E3 ubiquitin-protein ligase AIP2: MESEDLVKQELEELLKQLGKKQRFEASVLALKSLLQSSYPSASPSLRQSFYSVICRVATVLKTRYTAPGFWNAGLGLFELAYLLVSEPSEKEHLKACIAQAREHLHLEDNPSLQASQLADNQAHRGYLFEGHLTVDPEPPQPQWLVQSNLLTTAATLFAAESSQASAENGTTQEDAANILQDLINRLEEVVPLMVDEGTVAPRAPPASKEVVAKLPVITLTEEILATLGKDAECAICRENLILNDKMQELPCKHTFHPPCLKPWLDEHNSCPICRYELQTDDHAYESWKEREKEAEEERKGAENAIRGGEYMYV, translated from the exons atgGAATCAGAGGATCTGGTGAAGCAGGAATTGGAGGAATTGCTGAAACAATTGGGGAAGAAGCAAAGGTTTGAAGCCTCTGTTTTGGCCCTCAAATCCCTTCTCCAAAGCTCATATCCTTCAGCTTCTCCATCGCTTCGCCAATCC TTTTATTCAGTTATTTGCCGAGTTGCTACTGTGTTGAAGACCAGATATACAGCACCAGGTTTCTGGAATGCTGGACTGGGACTTTTTGAGTTGGCATATTTGCTTGTTTCTGAACCTTCTGAGAAGGAACACTTGAAGGCTTGCATTGCTCAGGCCAGGGAACATTTGCATCTGGAAGACAATCCATCACTACAAGCTTCACAACTTGCAGATAATCAAGCACACAGAG GATACCTTTTTGAGGGGCACCTTACGGTTGATCCTGAACCCCCACAACCTCAATGGTTGGTGCAGTCAAACCTCTTGACAACAGCTGCTACACTCTTTGCTGCCGAATCTTCCCAAGCTTCAGCAGAAAATGGAACCACCCAAGAGGATGCAGCCAATATTCTTCAAGATCTTATAAATAGATTGGAAGAAGTTGTGCCCTTG aTGGTGGATGAAGGTACTGTAGCTCCGAGAGCCCCTCCAGCCAGTAAAGAGGTTGTGGCAAAACTTCCAGTCATCACTCTCACAGAGGAAATCCTGGCTACTTTGGGGAAAGATGCAGAGTGTGCCATTTGCAGggagaatttaattttaaatgacaAAATGCAAGAGCTGCCATGCAAACACACATTCCACCCACCATGTCTAAAGCCATGGCTG GATGAGCACAATTCTTGTCCCATCTGTCGGTATGAGCTGCAAACTGATGATCATGCCTATGAAAGCTGGAAGGAGCGAGAAAAGGAAGCTGAAGAGGAGAGAAAAGGTGCTGAAAATGCAATTCGAGGTGGTGAATATATGTATGTTTAA
- the LOC108338633 gene encoding RNA demethylase ALKBH9B yields the protein MEEQHHQQPKPNNINASDVDPFLLNYTPSDLRTASEFLATWLPFLSRDLCARCTQSLSDRIQSIDPGEVPQNGSPNEQNDAEDNCDTHSLGSWKDGAEVNSCVETPSQRVCWADMAQEDDEFGEEENNNNGVNVVMGNSNDASDVGVAVAEKPTLPREQREYIRFMNVRRKKDFICFERVNGKLVNILEGLELHTGIFSLAEQKRIVNYVASLQEMGKRGELKERTFSAPQKWMRGKGRQTIQFGCCYNYAVDRDGNPPGILPHSMVDPLPDLFKVIIRRLIKWHVLPPTCVPDSCIVNIYEEGDCIPPHIDNHDFVRPFCTVSFLSECNIVFGSNLKIVGPGEFDGSIAIPLPMGSVLVLNGNGADVAKHCVPAVPAKRISITFRRMDESKRPFGYVPEPDLQGIQPLTYEVEQEKKSGGHRSGRHVRRQRGRGGGRNDAMGFASRNDRFSEHRDSNHNTPRSGNRWSRKLGS from the exons ATGGAGGAACAACACCACCAACAACCTAAACCCAACAACATCAACGCTTCCGACGTCGACCCTTTCCTCTTAAACTACACACCTTCGGATCTCCGAACCGCTTCGGAGTTTCTCGCCACTTGGCTCCCCTTCCTCTCCCGAGATCTCTGCGCTCGCTGCACTCAATCTCTCTCCGATCGTATTCAATCCATCGACCCAG GTGAAGTGCCCCAAAACGGCAGCCCCAATGAACAAAACGACGCTGAAGATAACTGCGACACGCATTCGCTGGGGAGTTGGAAAGACGGGGCGGAGGTGAATTCCTGTGTGGAGACTCCGAGCCAGAGAGTTTGTTGGGCCGACATGGCCCAAGAGGATGATGAGtttggtgaagaagaaaacaacaacAATGGGGTTAATGTTGTTATGGGTAATTCGAATGATGCTTCTGATGTGGGTGTGGCTGTGGCTGAGAAGCCTACTTTGCCTAGGGAGCAGAGGGAGTACATTAGGTTCATGAATGTGAGGCGCAAGAAGGACTTTATCTGCTTTGAGAGGGTTAATGGGAAGCTTGTGAATATTCTTGAAGGGCTTGAACTCCACACAGGGATTTTCAGTCTTGCTGAACAAAAAAGGATTGTCAATTATGTTGCTTCATTACAGGAGATGGGGAAAAGAGGAGAATTGAAAG AGCGGACATTTTCTGCTCCCCAAAAGTGGATGAGGGGCAAGGGACGACAAACCATACAATTTGGGTGCTGTTACAATTATGCAGTG GATAGAGATGGTAACCCACCTGGTATTCTTCCACATTCAATGGTTGATCCTTTACCTGATCTTTTCAAAGTCATCATCCGACGACTGATCAAGTGGCATGTACTACCTCCTACTTGTGTGCCAGACAGTTGCATTGTTAATATATATGAAGAAGGGGACTGTATACCTCCACACATAGATAACCATGACTTTGTTCGACCATTTTGCACTGTCTCATTTCTTAGCGAGTGCAATATAGTTTTTGGATCAAACTTGAAGATTGTAGGTCCTGGTGAATTTGATGGTTCGATTGCTATTCCATTGCCTATGGG ATCTGTACTTGTCTTGAATGGAAATGGAGCTGATGTAGCTAAGCACTGTGTGCCAGCAGTTCCTGCAAAAAG GATATCGATCACATTTAGAAGAATGGATGAGTCAAAGAGGCCTTTTGGGTATGTTCCTGAACCTGATCTGCAGGGAATCCAGCCATTGACATATGAAGTTGAGCAGGAAAAGAAATCAGGTGGACACAGATCTGGTCGTCATGTGAGGAGACAAAGAGGGAGAGGAGGTGGCAGGAATGATGCAATGGGATTTGCATCTAGAAATGATAGGTTCTCAGAGCACCGCGACTCGAATCATAATACACCCAGATCGGGAAATAGGTGGAGTAGAAAGCTTGGTAGTTGA